The sequence below is a genomic window from Plectropomus leopardus isolate mb unplaced genomic scaffold, YSFRI_Pleo_2.0 unplaced_scaffold15300, whole genome shotgun sequence.
CAATTGTTTTGGCATTTAACATGCGGCGGGATTTTGGGGGAGTTGCATCCTCCAGGATCTCATTAGACACCTCCTCTGGTTTTTTCCGTAGACGCCGTATTATGAAGAAGGTGATGGAAGAGATGACCCCGATGATGGCCACGGTGCTTGTCACAGCTGCAATAATTGTACCCAACGCTGGAGGATCTGTTAGGCTCACTTCCAGGAGGCAGGTCTCCATACCAACACGATTCTTTGCAGTGCATACCCAAGTCCCTGCATCGCTCTCTCTGGCATCTTGGATGGTCATTGTGCCTGACGTTTCATCCATCAGTGCAGATGGGGGTAGCAGTTTCCAGGGTGGTACTCTTGACCAGTGGTACTTGATAGGCGGCGCACCTTCCTCGGATGCACAATGTAGCACCACGGTTTTGCCAACATCTCCGGCCCCCTCAGTGCAAGAACACCTGGGCTTGGATGGCTTTTGGAGCACTCTGAGGACCGCCTTGATGTTACGGATGGCTGGAGCCTTCTTGACTTGGCAGTAGTAGATGCCGCTGTCTGAGGGAGTCAGCCGCAAAAGCTGAATGCCAGCATCTCCTTTCCCAGGGTCGTCTGACTGGAAGTAGACTCTTCCCTTTAGAGGTTCATAGTATTCGTAGATGTGGCCGGCGACATACATGAGCAGCTCGGCCTTTTCCATCGGGTGGCGTACGGATTTGACGGTCCATTCGATTTCCAAATGTCCCTCATCCTCCGGGGCAGTGGTGAACTGGCAGTCCAGCCTCACATGCTCTCCCACAGCCTCGTCGAAAACCTGGTTGTTGGGGGTGCCGATTTCCAGGGCTTCAGCTGTCAACACCAAGACAAAAAGTCGGAAAGTGAGCCTGCAATCCATGATAGCATTTATCTATCTTACAGACAGAATCACCTCTTATAAAGTTCGCGGTCAAAAATGGCCACGCCCATCAGTAATTTCAAGAGCCAATAGAATGATCCCATTGACTGTGTTGAAATTGTGGACTTCTGGTAGAAATTGTAGAATTCCACGTAGACAACCTGGAAAATGACTGGGAAATTAAACGTGGATCCTTTTTGATTTAGTGACCATCAATTAGTTAATAGCCAATCGGGTCACTCCCGCCGGTGGCCAATGGTATATAAACACGTATGTAGGAGAGTGTAGCAGAGTGAATTTGAATCTTCGCGCCTACAAGGTGGGGAAACAAAAACGGAGAGAAGCTCAATTTGTGGAAATGCCATGTAATTTTGACCGGCCAGGTAAGATCTTTGGAATTGTTCCCTTTGCAcatggtgttgttgttgttgttgttgttgttgtggaatTTAATTACCATTCATTCTGTAGGGCTAGTGCCAGCTTCGCTCAGGGTGGAGGTGATGGAAGTGGAGAAT
It includes:
- the LOC121964340 gene encoding coxsackievirus and adenovirus receptor homolog, encoding MDCRLTFRLFVLVLTAEALEIGTPNNQVFDEAVGEHVRLDCQFTTAPEDEGHLEIEWTVKSVRHPMEKAELLMYVAGHIYEYYEPLKGRVYFQSDDPGKGDAGIQLLRLTPSDSGIYYCQVKKAPAIRNIKAVLRVLQKPSKPRCSCTEGAGDVGKTVVLHCASEEGAPPIKYHWSRVPPWKLLPPSALMDETSGTMTIQDARESDAGTWVCTAKNRVGMETCLLEVSLTDPPALGTIIAAVTSTVAIIGVISSITFFIIRRLRKKPEEVSNEILEDATPPKSRR